In the Drosophila biarmipes strain raj3 chromosome X, RU_DBia_V1.1, whole genome shotgun sequence genome, one interval contains:
- the LOC108026150 gene encoding nuclear exosome regulator NRDE2, protein MSLFPAYGGGQSSEAVSAKEPEEAAATTSADWRNNESYLTKPMSEGAAATLEPNPDTVTTSDESSSAEEEDKPVPEAEELPRAKPLEFDARDEFFVDKKSNSSLRSISTLSKPAQPLYKIRMSRLRDPHINPRYSATRSKLSSSAKSSRYTRKPLDFDALASEPTLRIQEQLIQTKALAQQQPQVLDHWLQLQRLINFNVYKANRLAVAEEELRTLETALEHHPSNERILRLYSDIANATYPASEVAARFEKMLEKNPFEYTLWTSLIMVTQGNMARCTVPAVLRIYETSMRRMQVGHTDEISRKFATVDTDRIMLKLFHNCVLFLRQSGNMNKMFALLRLTMELNFPGLTVDCLEACTANEKLLIEYEELVLHSGMPMPEIWTRVERLRQAYCYLPYPQLVPSAEDQVERGLDSQRCIYSDDVVPYAHALKSPENRLHLLLLIVQHTKMPLVRSSCLAAKLNPCIDEFGESEAIEMLFAGLADRHSYVMPSSRNVGFHAALINLAKEMSVTPSFMPHFMGHELYGATVSGLLLKCCEAFGAEESKRRVFLLLWLRFQRLLVVLNKLMGKLTKAHLKETRDRIRNQMRLPENRGVLRFYTELAMCEFEGLEQGDDDSRVFDIFRKIIAAESESGSQFTCPDLMHAYLVCAEMLIQRSRRDEAVQVLSCLSAGQHVGAGTTNGIKACLERGLELLKEEVKVLDTLPAEMPLEEYFLPNKLLILLRATCLLGMLDYRYSEVESTFDELLQDQLGPEAAHVSERRRFLREQVLEIRILQLQLPIPPPGEVEKVYLEKRRSNRQALGYVLLKQLVDRGLHEFPRNMMMLQTWAGFHTMMWHKQRARLIRTKAGIVSLLHLVIAANSRFANAGDEDPLLGAREPYIQAAVRNRLLSMFETFLATNQNRSEIEAEQYRVLRRNSIYWRLYLKCLSDTRTSFERSKHVLLTAIDECPWDKALLMEGGTVLPNELPFLQDLMTEKELRMYALPEELDILRN, encoded by the exons ATGTCTCTTTTTCCCGCCTATGGCGGTGGCCAGTCCTCGGAGGCTGTAAGTGCCAAGGAGCCGGAGgaggcggcagcaacaacaagcgcGGATTGGCGAAACAACGAGAGCTACCTCACAAAACCCATGTCCGAGGGGGCTGCAGCCACTTTGGAACCGAATCCAGACACCGTCACGACCAGCGACGAATCCTCCtccgccgaggaggaggataaGCCAGTCCCCGAGGCCGAGGAGCTGCCAAGGGCTAAGCCACTGGAGTTCGATGCCAGAGATGAGTTCTTTGTGGACAAGAAGAGCAACTCGTCCCTCAGAAGCATTTCCACTCTGTCCAAACCCGCACAACCACTGTACAAAATCAGGATGAGCCGTCTCCGGGATCCGCACATTAATCCACGCTATTCGGCGACTCGCTCCAAGTTGTCCTCCTCCGCGAAGAGCAGTCGCTACACCAGGAAACCCCTGGACTTCGATGCTCTCGCCTCAGAGCCTACTCTCCGGATCCAGGAGCAGCTCATCCAGACCAAGGCGCTCGCCCAGCAGCAACCACAGGTGCTGGACCActggctgcagctgcagcggctCATCAATTTTAATGTGTACAAGGCCAACCGGCTGGcggtggcggaggaggagctTCGCACCCTCGAAACAGCCCTGGAGCACCATCCCTCCAACGAGCGCATCCTACGGCTCTACTCGGACATAGCCAACGCCACCTACCCGGCCAGCGAG GTCGCTGCTCGCTTTGAGAAAATGCTGGAGAAGAACCCATTCGAGTACACCCTGTGGACTTCCCTAATCATGGTCACCCAGGGCAACATGGCGCGTTGCACTGTGCCGGCCGTGCTCCGGATCTACGAGACCAGCATGCGCAGGATGCAGGTGGGACACACCGATGAGATCAGCCGGAAGTTCGCCACCGTGGACACGGATCGCATCATGCTGAAGCTGTTCCACAACTGTGTGCTGTTCCTGCGCCAATCGGGCAACATGAACAAGATGTTTGCCCTGCTCCGCCTGACAATGGAGTTGAACTTCCCGGGACTGACTGTGGACTGCTTGGAGGCTTGTACTGCGAACGAAAAACTATTGATTGAGTACGAGGAGCTGGTGCTGCATTCGGGAATGCCCATGCCGGAGATCTGGACGCGAGTGGAGCGACTGCGGCAGGCCTACTGCTATCTGCCCTATCCGCAGTTGGTGCCTTCGGCCGAGGATCAGGTGGAGAGAGGTCTGGACAGCCAACGATGCATCTACAGCGACGACGTTGTGCCCTACGCGCATGCCCTTAAGTCGCCGGAGAATCGCTTGCACCTGCTACTCCTCATTGTCCAGCACACGAAGATGCCCCTGGTTCGCAGCTCCTGCCTGGCCGCCAAACTCAATCCCTGCATCGACGAGTTCGGCGAGTCCGAGGCCATTGAGATGCTGTTCGCCGGCTTGGCCGACAGACACTCCTATGTCATGCCCTCATCCAGAAATGTTGGCTTCCACGCAGCTCTGATAAACTTGGCCAAGGAGATGAGCGTTACGCCCAGCTTCATGCCGCACTTTATGGGCCACGAACTGTATGGGGCCACCGTCAGCGGGCTGCTGCTCAAATGCTGCGAAGCCTTCGGCGCGGAGGAGAGCAAGCGCCGGGTGTTCCTGCTCTTGTGGCTGAGATTCCAGCGACTCCTTGTGGTGCTGAACAAACTGATGGGCAAGCTGACCAAGGCCCATTTGAAGGAGACACGCGATCGGATTCGCAACCAGATGCGTTTACCGGAGAATCGAGGGGTCCTGCGTTTCTACACGGAGTTGGCCATGTGCGAGTTCGAGGGCCTAGAGCAGGGCGATGATGACAGTCGGGTCTTCGACATATTTCGCAAGATCATCGCCGCCGAATCGGAGTCGGGCAGCCAGTTCACTTGTCCGGACCTGATGCATGCCTATTTGGTTTGTGCCGAGATGCTGATACAACGGAGTCGAAGGGACGAGGCAGTCCAAGTGCTCAGCTGCCTGTCTGCGGGCCAACATGTGGGTGCAGGGACAACCAATGGAATTAAGGCTTGCCTGGAGAGAGGACTGGAGCTGTTGAAGGAGGAGGTGAAAGTCCTGGACACACTGCCAGCTGAGATGCCCTTGGAGGAGTACTTCCTGCCCAACAAACTGCTCATCCTGTTGCGCGCTACCTGCTTGCTGGGCATGCTGGACTATCGCTACTCGGAGGTGGAAAGCACGTTTGATGAGTTGCTGCAGGACCAACTGGGGCCGGAGGCCGCACACGTCAGCGAACGGCGGCGCTTCCTCCGCGAGCAGGTCTTGGAGATTAGGATCCTTCAGCTGCAGTTGCCCATTCCCCCGCCTGGCGAGGTGGAGAAAGTGTACCTTGAGAAGAGGAGAAGCAATCGCCAGGCGCTCGGATACGTGTTGCTGAAGCAGCTAGTGGATCGCGGACTCCACGAGTTCCCGCGCAACATGATGATGCTCCAGACTTGGGCCGGATTCCATACGATGATGTGGCACAAGCAGCGCGCGCGCCTTATCCGCACCAAGGCGGGCATTGTGTCCCTGCTGCACTTGGTCATTGCCGCCAACAGTCGCTTTGCGAATGCAGGCGACGAGGATCCGCTCCTGGGCGCCAGAGAGCCCTACATCCAGGCGGCGGTGCGCAATCGCTTGCTCAGCATGTTCGAGACCTTTCTCGCGACCAACCAGAACCGCTCGGAGATCGAGGCGGAGCAGTACCGCGTGCTGCGCCGCAACTCGATCTACTGGCGCCTGTACCTGAAGTGCCTGTCCGACACGCGGACCAGCTTCGAGCGCAGCAAGCACGTCCTGCTGACGGCCATCGACGAGTGTCCCTGGGACAAGGCCCTGCTGATGGAGGGCGGCACTGTGCTGCCCAACGAGCTGCCGTTCCTGCAGGACCTCATGACCGAGAAGGAGCTGCGCATGTACGCTCTGCCCGAGGAGCTGGACATCTTGCGCAACTAG